One Gimesia aquarii DNA segment encodes these proteins:
- the nadC gene encoding carboxylating nicotinate-nucleotide diphosphorylase, with protein MTIQFTQPQETAAKALIKLSLEEDLNQIGDLTCQALINESDQAEIQIVARQTGILAGAPIASLVFSELDSPVHCSHHLSDGDTLQPGSIIATYSGPLASILIGERTILNFMTHLSGVASLTAKYVEAIQGTNATILDTRKTLPGWRVLEKYAVTAGGGTNHRMGLYDGVLIKDNHLAAWASRNSEPSIAAAIRHARESVPDGKNIEVEVDRLDQLADALQATPEIVLLDNMSPELLRQAIQMRNQQSPSTLLEASGGITLESIRSIADTGVERISIGAITHSAIALDLGFDWKRRT; from the coding sequence GTGACCATTCAATTTACCCAGCCCCAGGAAACCGCAGCAAAAGCTCTGATCAAATTGAGTTTAGAGGAAGATTTAAATCAAATCGGTGATCTGACTTGCCAGGCATTGATCAATGAATCTGATCAGGCAGAGATACAAATTGTCGCCAGACAAACGGGAATTCTGGCGGGCGCTCCGATCGCTTCACTCGTTTTTTCTGAGTTGGACTCTCCCGTACATTGTTCGCATCACCTGTCTGATGGTGATACATTACAACCAGGTTCGATCATCGCCACTTATTCCGGACCGTTGGCTTCGATTCTGATTGGTGAACGAACAATTCTCAACTTCATGACACATTTGAGTGGTGTCGCCTCACTGACCGCAAAATACGTTGAGGCAATTCAAGGAACCAATGCTACGATCCTGGATACGCGCAAAACGCTGCCTGGCTGGCGGGTTCTCGAAAAATATGCTGTGACTGCCGGTGGCGGCACAAATCATCGTATGGGGCTCTACGATGGTGTCTTAATCAAAGATAATCACCTGGCTGCCTGGGCCAGTCGTAATTCAGAACCATCCATCGCAGCTGCAATCAGACACGCTCGTGAATCAGTTCCAGACGGAAAAAATATTGAAGTCGAAGTCGACAGACTTGATCAATTAGCCGATGCCTTACAGGCAACTCCTGAAATCGTTTTGCTGGACAACATGTCTCCTGAACTTCTTAGACAGGCTATTCAGATGCGAAATCAACAATCACCGAGCACACTCCTTGAAGCCTCGGGAGGGATCACATTGGAAAGTATCCGCAGTATTGCCGATACAGGAGTTGAACGAATTAGTATTGGGGCGATTACTCATTCTGCTATCGCACTAGATCTGGGGTTTGATTGGAAACGACGGACTTAA